A region of Pseudoalteromonas aliena SW19 DNA encodes the following proteins:
- a CDS encoding inner membrane-spanning protein YciB: MHALIEYIPLILFFAVFKLVDIYWATGLLMVTTLIQVAYSYFKHGTVPTRQWIFFGIAAVFGTLTLILHDEQYIKWKATLIYAGLSFTLLISRYVLNKNLVKKALSSILENANDTKQAIVVPEPLWDKLNLMWVAITAGIAALNIYIAYNFSLDFWVNFKVFGLMGITFVSIFATIIVLYKYFPDEEEPAK; encoded by the coding sequence ATGCACGCATTAATTGAATACATCCCGCTAATACTATTTTTTGCAGTATTTAAACTCGTTGATATTTATTGGGCCACTGGTTTATTAATGGTAACTACGCTCATTCAAGTTGCTTATAGCTATTTTAAGCATGGCACTGTGCCTACTCGCCAGTGGATATTTTTTGGCATTGCTGCCGTGTTTGGTACGCTTACGCTGATACTTCATGATGAGCAATACATTAAATGGAAAGCAACACTAATATACGCAGGTTTAAGTTTCACGTTACTTATTAGCCGTTATGTACTTAATAAAAATCTCGTTAAAAAAGCGCTAAGCTCAATCCTCGAAAATGCTAATGATACAAAACAAGCCATTGTAGTCCCAGAACCGTTATGGGATAAGCTTAACCTAATGTGGGTTGCTATAACTGCTGGCATAGCAGCACTAAACATTTATATTGCGTATAATTTTTCGCTCGACTTTTGGGTTAACTTTAAAGTGTTTGGTTTAATGGGTATTACTTTTGTAAGCATTTTTGCCACCATTATCGTCTTATATAAATACTTCCCTGATGAAGAAGAGCCTGCAAAGTAA
- a CDS encoding YciI family protein, with protein sequence MLYMIHSTDVENSLELRKAARPAHLERLSKLDAQNRLFTAGPLPAVDSDDPQEAGFTGSLVVAEFDSLEAAREWAAADPYIAAGVYENTVVKPFKKVFPA encoded by the coding sequence ATGTTGTACATGATTCACTCAACTGACGTTGAAAACAGCTTAGAGTTAAGAAAAGCTGCACGCCCAGCACATTTAGAACGCCTAAGTAAGCTTGACGCGCAAAATCGTTTATTTACTGCAGGTCCACTTCCAGCAGTAGACAGTGACGATCCTCAAGAGGCAGGTTTTACCGGTTCTTTAGTCGTTGCCGAGTTTGATTCACTTGAAGCGGCGCGAGAGTGGGCAGCAGCTGATCCGTATATTGCTGCCGGCGTATATGAAAACACGGTTGTTAAACCATTTAAAAAAGTGTTTCCTGCTTAA
- a CDS encoding response regulator transcription factor, producing the protein MRILVIEDDLHLADNLRNALEKERYSVDLCHDGEAGLFHITEYPLDMAVVDLGLPKIDGIELINKARAQGITIPILILTARDRWQDKVEGLDAGADDYLTKPFHVEELIARCNALIRRSAGKANPEMTAGPIKIHTRSQQVWVDDKELSLTAYEYKVLEYLMVNPQKVISKSELTEHIYDQDFDLDSNVIEVFVLRLRKKLDPEGTLNPVETLRGRGYRLKSQW; encoded by the coding sequence ATGCGAATTTTAGTTATAGAAGATGATTTACATTTAGCAGATAACCTACGTAATGCATTAGAAAAAGAGCGTTACAGCGTGGATTTATGTCACGATGGCGAAGCGGGTCTTTTCCATATTACAGAATACCCGCTTGATATGGCTGTGGTTGATTTAGGCTTACCAAAAATAGATGGTATTGAACTCATTAATAAGGCGCGTGCACAGGGGATCACTATCCCTATTTTAATCTTAACCGCGCGTGATCGCTGGCAAGACAAAGTTGAAGGTTTAGATGCAGGTGCAGATGATTACCTCACAAAGCCATTTCATGTAGAAGAATTAATTGCACGCTGTAACGCACTTATTCGTCGCAGTGCTGGCAAAGCAAACCCAGAAATGACTGCTGGCCCAATTAAAATCCACACCCGCTCTCAGCAGGTTTGGGTTGATGATAAAGAGCTTAGTCTTACAGCATACGAATATAAAGTACTTGAGTACTTGATGGTAAATCCACAAAAAGTAATTTCTAAATCAGAACTTACTGAGCATATTTACGACCAAGATTTTGACCTTGATTCAAACGTAATTGAAGTATTTGTATTGCGTTTACGTAAAAAACTTGACCCTGAAGGCACATTAAACCCTGTAGAGACTCTGCGTGGGCGCGGCTACAGGCTCAAAAGCCAGTGGTAA
- a CDS encoding HU family DNA-binding protein, translating into MNKAELVAAIAHKSELTKKDAQAALSSLQKVITKSLSEGDQVQINGFGTFALSYYPARTGRNPQTGAAIEIEGANKAVFKPAKALKDLL; encoded by the coding sequence ATGAACAAAGCAGAACTCGTTGCTGCCATTGCACACAAAAGTGAATTAACAAAAAAAGATGCTCAAGCGGCACTTTCAAGCTTGCAAAAAGTAATTACAAAATCGCTTTCTGAGGGCGATCAAGTACAAATTAATGGCTTTGGTACATTTGCACTAAGTTACTATCCAGCGCGTACTGGGCGTAACCCACAAACAGGTGCCGCTATTGAAATCGAGGGCGCAAACAAGGCGGTTTTTAAACCCGCTAAGGCCTTAAAAGATCTGCTTTAG
- the trpB gene encoding tryptophan synthase subunit beta has translation MQNPAYFGEFGGMFVPELLVPALKQLENEFNKAQKDPEFQAELSKLLNEYAGRPTPLTLTRNLVKNPKVKLYLKREDLLHGGAHKTNQVLGQALLTKRMGKKQVIAETGAGQHGVATALACALLGLKCRIYMGAKDVERQQPNVFRMKLMGAEVIPVTAGSGTLKDAVNEALRDWSANYQDAHYLLGTAAGPHPFPTIVREYQKIIGEEAKQQVLKAEGRLPDAVIACVGGGSNAIGMFTDFIDEPGVKLIGVEPAGKGLDTNEHGATICKGTKGILHGTYTYIMQNDDGQIEESYSVSAGLDYPAVGPQHAFLHETGRAQYVGITDTEALDAFQSLAKNEGIIPALESSHALAYALKYAEGLTEESVIVINLSGRGDKDLAHVHNVLSERGQL, from the coding sequence ATGCAAAATCCAGCTTATTTTGGCGAGTTTGGCGGTATGTTTGTACCCGAGTTACTTGTCCCTGCACTTAAGCAGTTAGAAAACGAATTTAACAAAGCACAAAAAGATCCTGAGTTTCAGGCAGAGCTAAGTAAACTATTAAATGAGTATGCGGGTCGTCCTACGCCACTTACTTTAACGCGCAATTTAGTTAAAAACCCAAAAGTAAAACTGTATCTAAAGCGTGAAGACTTACTACACGGCGGCGCACACAAAACCAACCAAGTACTTGGCCAAGCGTTACTTACTAAGCGTATGGGTAAAAAACAAGTCATTGCTGAAACCGGTGCCGGTCAACACGGCGTTGCAACCGCGCTTGCATGTGCACTACTGGGTTTAAAATGTCGTATTTATATGGGCGCAAAAGACGTTGAACGTCAGCAACCTAACGTATTTAGAATGAAGTTAATGGGTGCAGAGGTTATTCCTGTTACAGCGGGTTCTGGCACATTAAAAGATGCCGTAAACGAAGCGCTGCGTGACTGGTCAGCAAACTACCAAGACGCGCATTACCTACTAGGTACAGCCGCAGGCCCTCACCCATTCCCAACAATTGTACGCGAGTATCAAAAAATTATTGGTGAAGAAGCCAAGCAACAAGTACTTAAAGCAGAAGGTCGTTTACCTGACGCTGTTATTGCCTGTGTTGGTGGTGGTTCAAACGCGATTGGTATGTTTACCGACTTTATTGACGAGCCAGGCGTTAAATTAATTGGTGTTGAGCCAGCTGGTAAAGGGCTTGATACAAATGAGCACGGTGCAACTATTTGTAAAGGTACTAAAGGTATTCTACATGGTACTTATACGTACATTATGCAAAATGATGATGGTCAAATTGAAGAATCTTACTCTGTATCGGCAGGTCTTGATTACCCTGCGGTTGGTCCTCAGCATGCATTTTTACACGAAACCGGTCGTGCGCAATACGTAGGTATTACGGATACAGAAGCGCTAGACGCGTTTCAATCGCTTGCTAAAAACGAAGGGATTATTCCGGCACTTGAATCAAGCCATGCGCTAGCTTATGCCCTTAAGTACGCAGAAGGGCTAACCGAGGAGAGTGTTATCGTGATTAATTTAAGTGGTCGTGGCGATAAAGATTTAGCACACGTTCACAATGTACTATCTGAAAGAGGTCAGCTATGA
- a CDS encoding ATP-binding protein: MTRLFVSLYLGLLSAIFVFFIIAHLINTYLYVDVENIIRAENFISEVALLEELDAHITPQRRQILLDKIAEYNQSIITAVELDTIPEHIQLALQSQQAWFDDEEFDYFKAFTPVRYFQVKENINHTLLQIDEKVSDITLLTLVSLIAFSCFTWLFGLHQKLKKIESTLVNISQGDLSARAPTKKRFQVGRVNTCLNEMADQMQKILGSHKQLTHVIAHEFRSPLFRMQMILEMLLTAKSENNTVHIKALEDEIFALEDLVDELLSYAKMERAELKLQLEETPIGAYLQGLHEKLLIECKHHLKLTHNTAPTFNALIDNTLIERCITNLVKNADKYGGTKIYLSASVAKNTLLFCVEDNGEGIDIEYRSSIFQPFHQLTNKDKSLGFGLGLAIVNEIMILHNAQVSVTDSEYGGSKFTLALPTKI, encoded by the coding sequence ATGACACGATTATTTGTTTCTTTATATTTAGGTCTTTTAAGCGCAATTTTTGTATTTTTTATTATCGCGCATTTAATTAATACGTATCTTTATGTTGATGTTGAAAACATTATCAGAGCCGAAAATTTCATCTCGGAAGTTGCGCTACTTGAAGAGTTAGATGCACATATAACACCGCAAAGGCGTCAAATCTTATTAGATAAGATTGCAGAATATAATCAAAGTATTATCACTGCCGTTGAGTTAGATACTATCCCAGAACATATTCAATTGGCGCTTCAAAGTCAGCAAGCTTGGTTTGATGATGAAGAGTTTGATTACTTTAAGGCGTTTACACCTGTGCGCTATTTTCAAGTAAAAGAAAACATTAATCACACGTTATTGCAAATTGATGAAAAGGTTAGTGATATTACTTTATTGACCTTAGTCAGTTTAATAGCCTTTAGCTGTTTTACTTGGCTGTTTGGTTTACACCAAAAATTAAAAAAAATAGAGTCTACATTAGTTAATATTAGTCAGGGCGATTTGTCAGCAAGGGCGCCAACCAAAAAGCGCTTTCAGGTTGGGCGTGTTAATACTTGTTTAAATGAAATGGCAGATCAAATGCAAAAAATTCTAGGCAGCCATAAGCAGTTAACTCATGTTATAGCACACGAGTTCCGTTCACCACTTTTTCGTATGCAAATGATTTTAGAGATGCTGTTAACCGCTAAAAGCGAAAATAATACGGTACATATAAAGGCATTAGAAGATGAAATATTTGCTTTAGAGGATTTAGTTGATGAGCTATTAAGTTACGCGAAAATGGAGCGTGCGGAGCTTAAATTACAATTAGAAGAAACTCCGATTGGAGCGTATTTGCAGGGACTGCATGAGAAACTTTTAATTGAATGTAAACATCACTTGAAGTTGACTCATAACACTGCTCCAACATTTAATGCATTGATAGATAATACTTTGATTGAACGCTGCATCACAAATCTTGTGAAAAATGCAGACAAGTATGGGGGAACTAAAATTTATCTCTCGGCGAGTGTAGCTAAAAATACACTTTTATTTTGTGTTGAAGATAATGGTGAAGGTATTGATATTGAATATCGTTCTAGTATTTTTCAGCCTTTTCATCAGCTTACTAATAAAGACAAGAGCTTAGGTTTTGGCCTAGGATTGGCTATTGTTAACGAAATTATGATTTTACACAATGCACAAGTGTCCGTGACGGATAGTGAGTACGGAGGATCTAAATTTACTTTGGCACTCCCGACAAAGATTTAA
- a CDS encoding sodium-dependent transporter encodes MSDNRERFSSRLGFILAAAGSAVGIGNLVGFPVSATKNGGGAFLLIYALFVVFICLPVMMAEMAMGRNAQKDPLGSYKLLANNDKKWKFAGFLAVLTPFMIAVFYMVITVWIFGYLMQTGLGNLDLLAEPSHFGVFINSYTVFGYMAVVVIIVNLILLGGVKQGIEKAAKFLMPALLVMLLALVIYVLTLDNAMAGVKYYIIPDFSKMSASVLNGALSQAFFSLSLGMGILMTYASYISKKDDIVSSAKMVAITDSLVAFVAGLMVLPAIFSFDPNTDPTALSDSSVSMIFVYLPKILLALQNDIGYVGASVVAFSFFLLVFFAAITSLVSIVEVPTATLSDRKGISRKKALGILTLTTGVLTILCTMSFGMIDSLTSFTSYGGVNKSFFDIIVDVFYDTILPLNGLMVCLFVMYRWKKARLTQELSLGSPNYAGSLMEKYVNFSLSTFIPVILAVIFINTVATKFFDLKIFGF; translated from the coding sequence ATGAGCGATAATAGAGAGCGATTTAGCTCCCGTCTCGGATTTATTTTAGCGGCGGCAGGTTCTGCTGTTGGTATTGGTAATTTAGTAGGTTTTCCTGTCTCTGCTACCAAAAATGGTGGTGGCGCATTTTTATTAATTTATGCTTTATTTGTCGTATTCATTTGCTTACCTGTCATGATGGCTGAAATGGCAATGGGTCGAAATGCTCAAAAAGATCCTCTTGGATCGTACAAGTTGTTAGCAAATAACGATAAAAAATGGAAGTTTGCAGGCTTTTTAGCTGTACTTACTCCATTTATGATTGCTGTATTTTACATGGTAATTACAGTGTGGATTTTTGGCTACTTAATGCAAACAGGTCTGGGGAATTTAGATTTACTCGCTGAACCTAGTCATTTTGGTGTTTTTATTAATAGCTACACTGTTTTTGGTTACATGGCGGTGGTGGTTATTATTGTTAACTTAATTTTATTAGGGGGTGTTAAGCAAGGTATAGAAAAAGCCGCTAAATTTCTGATGCCAGCGCTTCTAGTCATGCTGCTTGCTTTGGTTATCTATGTATTAACACTTGATAATGCAATGGCGGGTGTTAAATATTATATTATCCCTGATTTTTCTAAAATGAGTGCAAGCGTTCTTAATGGGGCGTTAAGCCAAGCATTTTTCTCGCTGTCGTTAGGTATGGGTATATTAATGACTTACGCGTCGTACATCTCTAAAAAGGATGACATTGTTAGTAGTGCAAAAATGGTAGCAATTACTGACTCGTTAGTCGCATTTGTCGCAGGTCTTATGGTGTTACCGGCTATATTTAGTTTTGATCCAAACACAGATCCAACAGCACTTTCTGACTCGTCAGTTTCGATGATTTTTGTGTATTTGCCGAAAATATTATTAGCACTGCAAAATGATATCGGATACGTAGGTGCATCGGTTGTCGCGTTTTCGTTCTTCTTGTTGGTATTTTTTGCTGCAATTACATCATTGGTATCTATTGTTGAAGTACCCACAGCTACATTAAGCGATCGCAAAGGGATTAGTCGTAAAAAAGCACTAGGTATTTTAACACTTACAACTGGCGTGCTCACTATTTTATGTACTATGTCGTTTGGTATGATTGACAGCCTTACCTCATTTACCAGTTATGGCGGTGTAAATAAGAGCTTTTTCGATATTATTGTTGATGTATTTTACGACACAATTTTACCGCTTAATGGCTTAATGGTGTGTTTGTTTGTAATGTACCGCTGGAAAAAAGCACGTTTAACACAAGAGCTAAGCTTAGGTTCGCCTAATTATGCTGGTAGCTTAATGGAAAAATACGTTAACTTTTCGCTTTCAACATTTATTCCAGTCATATTAGCTGTAATATTTATAAATACAGTCGCGACTAAGTTTTTTGACTTAAAAATATTTGGCTTTTAA
- a CDS encoding ATP-binding protein, with the protein MVIPQISLKIRQGFILVFVLLLALPILFYSIGKAYYASLVDATEKTLEAQLYSLISEVDFTEHGIIMPSTILAPELNRLNSDTYAMIYRDDEPIWHSESAVNVSFVPQTIETKAGAADFRLVKHKNTAYWQLSLTVILNNIDQSEQARFILLKRNDALLRLMDGFKQTLVEWMFIMGIAIAGLMAVGFIWSARPLQRLDKEIKAIESGDIQEIKGLYPVELQTIKADLNLLLESQQRQKERYRASLSDLAHALKTPLAVLKSSPLANDADAQEQLDRINVMIEHQLKRAATGASDTWKKQTPVKPILDSILSAMAKVYRDKDIIFNCSITEKDYFLGDQTDLMELLGNLIDNACKACRSQVEIQVVQSKTLRIAISDDGPGVPKDKREALLTRGTRLDTYESGHGVGMAIVSDLVKSYHGTLTITEADNLGGAQFILEFNYNDKK; encoded by the coding sequence GTGGTAATACCGCAAATATCGTTAAAAATAAGACAAGGATTTATCCTTGTCTTTGTTTTATTGCTCGCACTGCCTATTTTATTCTATTCAATTGGTAAAGCGTATTATGCTTCACTTGTTGATGCGACAGAAAAAACCCTCGAAGCACAGCTCTACTCGCTTATATCCGAAGTCGACTTTACTGAACACGGCATTATCATGCCAAGTACGATTTTAGCGCCTGAATTGAACCGATTAAACTCTGATACTTACGCAATGATCTACCGAGACGATGAGCCTATTTGGCATTCTGAGTCAGCCGTAAATGTTAGTTTTGTTCCTCAAACAATCGAAACAAAAGCGGGAGCTGCCGACTTTAGACTGGTGAAACACAAAAATACAGCGTACTGGCAACTTAGCCTAACTGTTATTTTGAACAACATAGATCAATCAGAGCAAGCTCGCTTTATACTACTAAAGCGTAACGATGCCCTGCTACGTTTAATGGACGGCTTTAAGCAAACACTTGTAGAGTGGATGTTTATTATGGGGATTGCCATTGCAGGACTCATGGCTGTTGGTTTTATCTGGAGCGCTCGCCCATTGCAACGTCTGGATAAAGAAATAAAAGCGATTGAATCTGGTGATATTCAGGAAATTAAAGGCCTTTATCCAGTAGAGTTACAAACAATCAAAGCTGACCTAAATTTACTCCTTGAGTCGCAGCAACGCCAAAAAGAACGTTATAGAGCGTCACTGAGCGATCTTGCTCATGCGTTGAAAACTCCCCTAGCAGTTTTAAAATCAAGCCCACTTGCAAACGACGCCGATGCTCAAGAGCAACTTGACCGTATTAATGTGATGATCGAACATCAGTTAAAGCGAGCAGCCACTGGGGCCTCCGATACATGGAAAAAACAAACACCGGTTAAGCCCATACTTGATTCAATTTTAAGTGCAATGGCGAAAGTTTATCGCGATAAAGATATTATTTTTAATTGTTCGATCACTGAAAAGGATTACTTTTTAGGCGATCAAACAGACTTGATGGAATTACTTGGCAATTTAATCGATAACGCCTGTAAAGCGTGTCGTTCACAAGTAGAAATACAAGTTGTTCAAAGTAAAACATTACGTATTGCAATTAGCGATGACGGCCCTGGTGTGCCAAAGGATAAACGCGAGGCTTTACTCACTCGTGGTACTCGTCTCGATACATACGAAAGCGGACACGGTGTTGGTATGGCAATCGTGTCTGATTTAGTTAAGTCGTACCATGGTACACTTACTATTACCGAAGCTGATAACCTTGGCGGCGCTCAATTTATTTTAGAGTTTAATTATAATGACAAAAAATAA
- a CDS encoding TIGR01777 family oxidoreductase, translating into MHIFITGATGLIGQHLCPLLLDDNTVTVLSRNPAKASALLGNSVKAVKNISSVDFNGVDIVINLAGEPIVNKRWSDKQKQIIRDSRIVITQQISAAIQVCSTPPHTFISGSAVGFYGRQKCTLIDENFDNPHPEFSHQLCKDWEEAALLAQSELTRVCLLRTGIVLAKDGGALSKMLPAFKLCLGGPIGSGDQGMSWIHIDDMTQLILFIISHPELSGPINATAPNPVSNSEFSKSLGDALSRPAFIPMPSIALKLLMGEMSDLLTTGQFVVPHKTLANDYRFHYPDIKSALESLV; encoded by the coding sequence ATGCATATATTTATCACTGGCGCGACGGGGCTAATTGGGCAGCATTTATGCCCTTTGTTACTTGATGACAATACTGTTACAGTACTTAGTCGTAACCCTGCTAAAGCAAGCGCACTATTGGGCAATAGTGTTAAGGCCGTAAAGAATATCAGCTCTGTGGATTTTAATGGCGTTGATATTGTAATTAATCTAGCTGGCGAACCCATAGTTAATAAACGTTGGAGCGACAAACAAAAGCAAATAATACGCGACAGCCGTATTGTTATCACACAACAAATTAGTGCTGCTATTCAAGTATGTAGTACTCCCCCACATACGTTTATATCAGGCAGTGCTGTGGGCTTTTATGGTCGACAAAAGTGTACCCTTATCGATGAAAATTTTGACAATCCACACCCAGAATTCAGTCATCAACTTTGTAAAGATTGGGAAGAAGCCGCACTGCTGGCACAATCAGAACTCACGAGGGTCTGTTTATTACGCACTGGTATCGTACTAGCTAAAGATGGCGGTGCATTAAGCAAAATGTTACCCGCTTTTAAGCTGTGTTTGGGTGGTCCAATTGGAAGCGGCGATCAAGGTATGTCTTGGATACATATTGACGATATGACTCAGCTGATACTTTTTATTATCAGCCATCCTGAACTATCAGGTCCGATAAACGCCACTGCTCCTAATCCAGTCAGTAATTCTGAATTTAGTAAAAGCTTAGGTGATGCGTTATCGCGACCCGCGTTCATCCCTATGCCAAGCATTGCGTTGAAGTTACTAATGGGTGAAATGTCAGATTTGCTAACAACAGGACAATTTGTTGTCCCTCATAAGACACTCGCGAATGACTATCGTTTTCACTATCCCGATATCAAATCAGCTTTAGAGAGTTTGGTTTAG
- a CDS encoding AI-2E family transporter — MAGLTGVNKSLIVFAALVVVLAGIKAASVIIIPFILAAFIAIVCNPFIKFFARYKIPKGIAVVLVVLIIVGLGVSLGGLVGQSINDFSQQLPEYKVQLKEEFVWLVDLASKYNILINKEQLINMFDPGKMVDVATNMLTGLGGVMANMFLIILTVVFMLFEGPMLSRKIHMALDDPDRKMKQIDRFLESINSYLAIKTLVSLATGVVAAFYLWILDVDYFVLWGVLAFMFNYIPNIGSIIAAVPAILLALVTQGPLVAGLVAAGYLTINTVMGNIVEPKFLGKGLGLSTLVVFLSLIFWGWLLGTVGMLLSVPLTMIVKIGLEASAEGKWVATLLGSGEDDVAKN, encoded by the coding sequence TTGGCAGGTTTAACTGGGGTAAATAAAAGTCTAATCGTTTTTGCTGCATTAGTGGTTGTGCTCGCAGGTATAAAAGCAGCGAGTGTAATTATTATTCCCTTTATTTTAGCGGCGTTTATTGCCATCGTTTGTAATCCATTTATCAAGTTTTTTGCTCGCTATAAAATCCCTAAAGGGATTGCTGTTGTTTTGGTTGTGCTCATTATTGTTGGCTTAGGTGTAAGCCTTGGTGGGCTTGTTGGCCAGTCTATAAACGATTTTTCGCAGCAGCTCCCAGAATATAAAGTACAGCTTAAAGAAGAATTTGTTTGGTTGGTTGACTTAGCATCTAAGTACAACATATTGATCAATAAAGAGCAGCTGATCAATATGTTTGATCCTGGAAAAATGGTTGATGTTGCCACAAATATGCTCACCGGATTAGGTGGGGTTATGGCTAATATGTTTTTAATCATTTTAACGGTTGTTTTTATGCTATTTGAAGGGCCAATGCTAAGCAGAAAAATACATATGGCACTGGATGATCCCGATCGTAAAATGAAGCAAATAGATCGTTTTTTAGAATCAATAAATTCATATTTAGCGATTAAAACGTTAGTGAGTTTAGCCACCGGTGTTGTTGCCGCATTCTACTTATGGATATTGGATGTGGATTACTTTGTGTTATGGGGCGTATTGGCTTTTATGTTCAATTACATTCCTAATATTGGTTCAATTATTGCCGCCGTACCTGCTATCTTATTAGCGCTTGTGACTCAAGGTCCCTTGGTTGCGGGGCTTGTGGCTGCAGGTTACTTAACTATTAATACGGTGATGGGTAATATTGTAGAGCCTAAATTTTTAGGTAAGGGGCTTGGCCTTTCTACACTCGTCGTATTTTTATCCTTAATATTTTGGGGGTGGTTACTTGGCACTGTAGGTATGCTTTTATCAGTGCCACTAACTATGATAGTAAAAATAGGTCTAGAAGCCAGCGCAGAGGGTAAGTGGGTTGCCACTTTACTTGGCAGTGGCGAAGATGATGTTGCCAAAAACTAA
- a CDS encoding CPBP family intramembrane glutamic endopeptidase, with product MNANQYRWFEFTLIFVLLPLLGFGLREHLANWLIPALIILMSVCCMLLLGDPHFKRFRLTSLGQFSAVKRRLFSFFFLGALFSGMFYGIIHQGNWFTLPRNSFNDWLLLLLLYPVLSVIPQELIFRTYFFHRYKRIMPKKTVRIIVSATVFALAHIVYANWIAVGLAFLGGLLFAFTYAQSRSTFVCVIEHSLWGLWMFTLGIGSYLDSGAFN from the coding sequence TTGAACGCCAATCAATACCGCTGGTTTGAATTTACCCTCATTTTTGTATTGCTGCCCTTGTTGGGTTTTGGATTACGCGAGCATTTAGCTAACTGGCTTATTCCTGCGCTTATTATACTTATGAGTGTGTGCTGTATGTTGCTGCTTGGCGACCCCCATTTTAAACGTTTTAGACTCACAAGCCTTGGGCAATTTTCTGCTGTGAAAAGACGCCTATTTAGCTTCTTTTTTTTAGGCGCACTGTTCTCGGGGATGTTTTACGGCATAATCCATCAAGGTAACTGGTTTACCCTTCCCCGTAATTCTTTCAATGATTGGCTTTTATTGTTATTACTCTATCCAGTGCTTTCGGTTATCCCCCAGGAATTAATATTCAGAACGTATTTTTTTCATCGCTATAAACGCATTATGCCAAAAAAAACAGTGCGTATTATAGTCAGTGCGACTGTATTTGCGCTGGCGCACATTGTGTATGCAAATTGGATAGCAGTGGGTTTAGCGTTTTTAGGAGGCTTATTGTTTGCATTTACTTATGCACAAAGCCGCTCAACCTTTGTATGCGTAATTGAGCATAGCTTATGGGGGCTTTGGATGTTTACGCTTGGGATTGGCAGCTACCTCGACTCAGGCGCATTTAATTAA
- the trpA gene encoding tryptophan synthase subunit alpha — MSQIKTDRYGKMFAALNEQKQGAFVPFVTIGDPGKEQSIAIIKSLIDGGADALELGIPFSDPIADGPVIQAANIRALDVNINTQDCFDIIKKIREYNADIPIGLLLYSNLVFKRGIEAFYKDAKAVGVDSILVADVPLHESKMFRKSAMDNGVDPIFIATPNADDDTLRQCASYGRGYTYLLSRAGVTGTDTKAQMPAGNIVTQLKEYHAAPALLGFGISTPDDVKAALNAGAAGAISGSAVVKIIEANLDDLPAMTAQLKTFVADMKAATSL; from the coding sequence ATGAGCCAAATAAAAACGGATCGTTACGGCAAAATGTTTGCAGCGCTTAACGAGCAAAAACAAGGTGCGTTTGTACCATTTGTAACAATTGGCGACCCAGGTAAAGAGCAAAGTATTGCGATTATTAAAAGCCTAATTGACGGCGGCGCTGATGCGCTTGAACTTGGTATTCCATTTTCAGATCCAATTGCGGATGGTCCTGTAATTCAAGCTGCTAATATTCGTGCCCTTGATGTGAATATCAACACACAAGATTGCTTTGATATTATTAAAAAAATACGTGAATATAACGCCGATATTCCAATTGGTTTATTGCTTTACTCAAACCTTGTGTTTAAACGCGGTATAGAAGCATTTTACAAAGATGCAAAAGCGGTAGGTGTAGACTCTATTTTAGTGGCTGATGTACCGCTACATGAATCTAAAATGTTTAGAAAATCAGCAATGGATAACGGTGTAGACCCAATTTTTATTGCAACACCGAATGCAGATGACGACACACTTCGTCAATGTGCCTCTTACGGTCGTGGTTACACGTATTTACTATCGCGCGCAGGTGTTACTGGTACAGATACTAAAGCACAAATGCCAGCGGGCAATATTGTGACTCAACTAAAAGAATACCACGCAGCCCCTGCTCTTTTAGGGTTTGGTATTTCAACACCAGATGATGTAAAAGCGGCACTGAATGCAGGCGCAGCCGGTGCTATTTCAGGCTCTGCGGTGGTTAAAATTATCGAAGCTAACCTTGATGATTTACCGGCAATGACTGCGCAGCTAAAAACATTTGTAGCTGATATGAAAGCAGCAACATCGCTTTAA